Proteins found in one Triticum aestivum cultivar Chinese Spring chromosome 4D, IWGSC CS RefSeq v2.1, whole genome shotgun sequence genomic segment:
- the LOC123096643 gene encoding uncharacterized protein translates to MAEEAAWRVELRARLTSVQEDVDGLFSRLDRSVAALEQERLHGRDAPTTTSASARGTVEAALDDLSELCASLGVAAADMLEIEKGALAGGSDDQAAPLLSIQDFHGRDEGAFHALLGLQSARAHAGDARGSVESACGFMRAAGLILGTQPRPPRVGVILNHKRLGAVNALRGRSGRGVTAVRRCGPRSHIWLRRRTMRYGGSRLASCLTPRMTRRLRATTTPMRARMTRRPCGGRSMTARALHQRRRRRRTPGDLSWTAAPSPRRDRFYAPPGVVSRTAVDSG, encoded by the coding sequence atggcggaggaggcggCATGGCGGGTGGAGCTCCGGGCCCGGTTGACCTCCGTCCAGGAGGATGTCGACGGGCTCTTCTCGAGGCTTGACCGGAGCGTCGCCGCTCTCGAGCAGGAGCGGCTCCACGGCCGCGACGCGCCGACCACCACGAGTGCCAGCGCTCGGGGGACGGTCGAGGCGGCGCTCGACGACCTCAGCGAGTTGTGCGCCTCGCTCGGCGTCGCCGCCGCCGACATGCTCGAGATCGAGAAGGGAGCGCTCGCCGGAGGAAGCGACGACCAGGCGGCGCCGCTCCTCTCCATCCAGGACTTTCACGGCCGAGACGAGGGCGCGTTCCACGCCCTCCTCGGGCTCCAGAGTGCGAGGGCGCACGCCGGGGACGCCCGAGGGAGCGTCGAGTCGGCCTGCGGCTTCATGAGAGCCGCGGGGCTCATCCTCGGGACTCAGCCACGCCCGCCGCGGGTCGGGGTCATCCTGAACCACAAGCGATTGGGGGCTGTCAACGCTCTACGGGGGCGGTCGGGGCGTGGGGTGACTGCCGTGCGGAGGTGCGGGCCGCGATCCCACATTTGGTTGCGGCGGAGGACAATGAGATATGGTGGGAGCAGGCTGGCGAGCTGCCTCACGCCGAGGATGACGCGGAGGTTGAGggcgacgacgacgccgatgaGGGCGAGGATGACGAGGAGGCCGTGTGGTGGGAGGTCGATGACGGCGAGGGCTCTGcatcagaggaggaggaggaggaggacgccgggAGATCTGAGTTGGACGGCAGCGCCAAGTCCCCGCCGTGATCGCTTCTACGCACCTCCTGGGGTCGTGAGCCGGACTGCAGTGGATTCCGGATGA